In the Colius striatus isolate bColStr4 chromosome 3, bColStr4.1.hap1, whole genome shotgun sequence genome, agggctgatgggatgaagctggaacacaaggagttccattgaaacataaggaaaaactgtttctgtgtgaggtgagggagccctggcacaggctgcccagggagggtgtggaggctccttcttggaggtgttcaagacctgtgtgacctgatctaggtgaccctgcttctgcagggggcttgggctggatgatctccaaaggtcccttccacccccaccatcctgtgattctatatcCCGTGCCCCACTGGGCTCAGACCCCGAGTGCACAGGAAacagcctgttctgcagctgGTCCCTCTGCCCCATTGCCCTGGCCCTGAGGCCTGTTGGTGCCCCTGGACAGTCCCCAACAATGTCTTTGCTCTCAAGGTCTTTGTGGAAAGGGCCAACCTGAGCCTGGTGCAGCGGCGGCTGAAGCTGAAGGACTTCCGCGACGCCTACCCCCGCTTCCCGCCCATCCAGTCCATCCACGTGTCCCAGGACGAGCGCGACTGCATGATGGACCTCAGCGAGTTCATGAACCCCTCTCCCTACACTGTGCCCCAGgtaccttccccagcaccccctgccctgccctgagcCCCTTGGGGGGCTGCCGTGTGCCCTGGGGGccgccccagcccctgcagcccggCTCTGCCTGCGCAGGAGGCGTCTCTGCCGCGGGTGTTCAAGCTCTTCCGCGCCCTGGGGCTGCGGCACTTGGTGGTCGTGGACAATCGCAACGAGGTGAGTCCTGGCTTGGAGGTGTTCCTGGGGCTGTACCAGCCGTGCTGgtgccagcctggggctgtaCCCACCAGCCTGGGGCTGTACCCGCCGTGCTGGTGCCAATCTGGGGCTGTACCCACCAGCCTGGGGCTGTACCCGCCGTGCTGgtgccagcctggggctgtaCCCACCAGCCTGGGGCTGTACCCGCCGTGCTGgtgccagcctggggctgtaCCCACCAGCCTGGGGCTGTACCCACCAGCCTGGGGCTGTACCCGCCGTGCTGgtgccagcctggggctgtaCCCACCAGCCTGGGGCTGTACCCGCCGTGCTGGTGCCAATCTGGGGCTGTACCCACCAGCCTGGGGTTGTACCCACCAGCCTGGGGCTGTACCCGCCGTGCCTTTCCCGGCAGGTGGTGGGCATGGTGACCCGCAAGGACCTCGCCAGGTACCGCCTGGGGAAGGAAGGCCTGGAGGAGCTCTCGCTGGCACAGACGTGATGCGGGGCGGTGCTGCCCAGCAGAAACGTGCCCCAGCCCCTCAGAGGCGGGGAGCCCCTGTTTGTGGGAGGTGGGCAGAGGACTGGGCCAAGCCCATGGTGCCCGGAGCACCGTGCTGCCCCGGCTCTCCTGCCCGTCGCTGccttcccctgcctcctgcctcctcctctccccgcTTCCTCTGCTTCCCCGAGGGATCAAAGCGCACCCTTGGCTCTGTTAGCTCCTGGTATAGGCTCTCCCTGAGGGTTGGGTGAAGGCTGGAGTGTGCCAGGGGAGAAGTAGTgccctgctgagctgggcacagTCCTCTGCCGCAGCACATGGGCTCCATCAGCTCATCCACCCAGCCTGGGCTAACTGGGGCCTAACCCTGCCCTGGTCCCCTGTGTGGGAGTGGAAGGGATGTGATGGGGCTCCCTCCTGCTCTCAGGGCCCTGGCGCCCTgccctgtgctcctgctgcctcagGCTGAGCCCTGGGCCCGCAGGAGGGGGCCGTGCCCTGCTCCACTGTGCAATAAAAGGGCTGCCGTGgttcagcagctgctgtctcTTGCCCTTTCTTGGCTTCCTGGGCCATTGACCCCAAGCTGTAGGTGGGGAGACACCCCTGGGGtttggggcagggaaggggaagagaggGCTGCCTGCTTCTGGGGGCAGATGCAGGTCTTGCACCCTGTGTCTCTAGTGTGTGCTCCTCTCCCACTCCTGCCCTCCTCCCAcccttgctgctgcctctcccctcCACCTGTGCTGGGGTCCAGAGTCACCCCTGGGTTTCTGCACTTGCTGCCGCTTCTTCTGGGTCCTGCCAggcaccccacaaccccctggCAGCCCTGGACCTGGCCTGGGCAGGGACCAAAGCCTGCTCTTCCCCTGGCTGATGCAGagagctccagccctggcacctCAGCTCCCCAGTCTCCTGCCATCCTTGCTCCTCACCCTTGCCCCCATGCCCTGGCTTGGAATTGCACCCTCCTCCCTTGGTGCCTGGAAGGGGTTACAGGATACTGTACTGAAATAAAGCCAGTTTGTACTTTTAGTGTGGCTCTGCTTCTCTTTTGCTTccctcctgtgtgacctactctggtggccctgctctggcaggggggttgcactggatgagcttttgaggtcccttccaacccttcagattctgtctTTCCCTTGCTGCCACTGCTCCAGCTCAGCACCATCTGTGTCCGTGTGCACCCGCTGCTGAGCTAagccccctccctgctcctgggggCTGCATGCATGGAGGGGAGCCCCCTGCCTTTTGTCAGCCCTTGGACTGGAAGGCTCAAGGCAGGGGGTtgctgccccttccccagtgCTTTTCCCTTTCAAGGCCAACAAagaggcacagcccagcacGGAATGCCTGGGCTGGGCCCTGGTAACGGGGCCATGGCGGAGGGAGGGCCCTGCGCTGCCCCTggtcccttccccagccctgccctggcccaggGCACCCCTGGGGTGCAGCAGGTCGCCGAGGTCAGGACAGGTCCCCgctgggtgctggcagctgggTGCGTTAGGAGGGCCCCACGCCGCCCTTTGCCCCGGTGCGGCCGAGATAAGGGGACGGGCTCGTCCGTCTTGGGTCGCAGAGTAAACAcgggctgctggctgctgcccgCCCGCGCTGCGCTCCCCTCTCGGCCTCCTGCCCCGGCAGCAGCCCCTCGCTCCCTGAACCCTTACGGCTGGAAAAGCCCTCGAAGCTGCTGccgtcccagccctcccctcagggccaagcccagcactggccctggGCACCTCGGCTCTGCAACAGCTCCTTGGCCTCTGGCGCCGGTGGCAAAGGACACGGCCGCGCCGGTGCCTGGCGGGAGTCATTTATTCGCTCGTCCCGTGGGCGgctccggccccggccccgccggctTTGTCATTAACCGTGTGGCGTGTGGCGTGGCCGGGGACCATGGCAGGGTCACAGCCCGGCGAAGGCCTCGGGCTCCAGCCCCGGGCGCTCGGGCTCAGGCGGCGGCTCCCGCCCGGCGCCCGGCAGCTCCGGCCCCAGCTCCACCGTCCAGTTGGCCAGGAGGTCGCTGAAGTCGGGGGTGCCGGCGTGGAGGaggccggcggggccggggcccggCTCCCTCCAGAAGGAGGGCGGCAGCTTCCTGCGGTGCATGGGGGTGATGTGGCCGTATTTCCTCTCCAGCCGCTGCGTCTTGCCGCCGGCCGCCCGCGGCGACAGGCAGCGGTGCACGCCGTACTCGAAGAGCTCAGCCAGCGGCCCCAGCCTGTGcgcggccccggcgctgccccACGCCGCCGCGGGCTCAAGCTGGGCCTGGCTGTGCGCTGGCGAGCCGCAGTCCTCGGGCACGCCGTGGCTGCCCGCCGGCTcctcccggccccgccgcccgaaGTACCGCTGGATGTCGCAGCTGATGAGCTCCGAGAACTTGAGGAGCTGCAGGGTCGTCTCGGCGGCGCTGGGGGTGTCCGGCTGCGGCCTCACGCTCTCCTCTGATGctgcttcttcttcctcctcctcctcctcttcctcctcttcctcctcttcctcctcggaGAGGTCGGGGAAGTCGGGCTGGGagtgtgcaggcagcagcaggccgTGCGGGAAGGGCGAGGGCAGGCGCAGCTCGGGCAGGGGCCGCACGATGCCCGCAGCCATGGCAGCACGCGGGGGCACCCCGGGGCCTGGCCTCACCCTGCAGGGATGGTGGGGTGAGGGTGGCACAGACCCCAGCACCGTCCCCAGCCTGCCCCTCTGCGTGGCCTGGCCAGGATGGGGCTGCAAGGCAACAGGGGTGTCCCACACAGGCTGTGGGATGTGGGGCAGTGGAGATACTCCCCGAGTCATGAGGCAGCGGGGACATCCCCACTGAGCCCTGCGACATCAGGCAACACAGACCTCCTCATGGGACGTGAGGCAGGAGGAATGTCCCCACCAAGATACGATGTGTGAGGCAGCAGGGATGTCCCCACGGAGCTGTGGGGTGTGGGGCAGCAGGGATGTCCCCATGGAGCTGTGGGGTGTGGGGCAGCAGGGATGTTcccctggagctgtggggtgTGGGGCAGCAGGGATATCCCCATGGAGCTGTGGGTGTGGGGCAGCAGGGATGTTCCCCTAGAGCTGTGGGTGTGGGGCAACAGGGATGTCCCCATGGAGCTGTGGGTGTGAGTCAGCAGGGATATCCCCATGGAGCTGTGGGGTGTGAGGCAGCAGGGATGTCCCCATGGAGCTGTGGGATGTGGGGCAGCAGGGATGTCCCCATGGAGCTGTGGGTGTGGGGCAGCAGGGATGTCCCCATGGAGCTGTGGGTGTGGGTCAGCAGGGATGTCCCCATGGAGCTGTGGGGTGTGGGGCAGCAGGGATGTCCCCATGGAGCTGTGGGTGTGGGGCAGCAGGGATGTCCCCATGGAGCTGTGGGTGTGGGGCAGCAGGGATGTTcccctggagctgtgggtgtggggcagcagggatgttcccctggagctgtgggtgTGGGGCAGCAGGGATGTCCCCATGGAGCTGTGGGTGTGGGTCAGCAGGGATGTCCCCATGGAGCTGTGGGTGTGGGGCAGCAGGGATGTCCCCATGGAGCTGTGGGTGTGGGGCAGCAGGGATGTCCCCATGGAGCTGTGGGTGTGGGGCAGCAGGGATGTTcccctggagctgtgggtgtggggcagcagggatgtccccatggagctgtggggtgtggggcagcagggatgttcccctggagctgtgggtgTGGGTCAGCAGGGATGTCCCCATGGAGCTGTGGGTGTGGGGCAGCAGGGATGTTcccctggagctgtgggtgtggggcagcagggatgttcccctggagctgtgggatgtggggcagcagggatatccccatggagctgtggggtgtggggcagcagggatgttcccctggagctgtggggtgTGGGGCAGCAGGGATGTCCACCCCAATCCAGGGCATGTGGGACAATGGGAATATCCCCAAGTCACAGCACGTGGGGCAGCTGGGATGTCCTCACTGATTGTGGGACATGGGGCAGCAGGGACATCCCTCAGAGCTGTGGGGCACTGGGGTGTTCACCTTCACCCCAGGGCTGTGCAAGGAAGaatctcttccctgctgaggtgagggagcactggcaggggctgcccagctgggctgtggaggctccttctctggagacatcccaacccagctggatgagtccctgtgtgccctgctctaggtgctgctgctctggctgggggggttgcactggctgagctttgcaggtcctttccaacccttgagattctgtgattctatggagGTGAATGGGGCTCAGCACCCACCCTGGGGGCTCAGAACCCACCCTGGGCCGAGCACCTGGGCTGCTGAGCCCATGGCCTGCCCACACAATGGCCCCATGGGCGTCCCTGTGATAAGATGAACctggccacctccccacacctcTCTGCCGGGCTCCAGCCATGGCTGGATCTTGCTGAGCTGGATGAGGCCCCTCTGTAGTTAGTCCTACCCATGCCCCAGGCTCCCGTCCTTGCCTTGCTGCAGCGCATCCCACACCACACACTGGGACTGCCATTGCTCCAACCCCAGCCCTGATTAGATCTTGGAGGACAAACCCTTCTCCTACCACACCAAGCACAGTGCCAGGCCCTCCACCCAGCACCACCCCACCTTTGGACTCACCCTCTTTGTGCCATCCCCACCGCGGGAcccccacagcccttcctccgCGGCGGCTGGGCTCACCCTCCGGAGGCAGCGGGGCAAGGACAGCGGGGCCATCCCGGTGCCAGAACCAGCTTATCCCAGCACAGCAACCCCCCCAGGGCCAGAGggcacagcccagggctggagggCACTCCCTGGGGCAGGAGGCACAGCCCGGGGGCCGCGGCTCTGCACTCACCTCGGCGCAGCCGCCCGGCCATGCATAGGCTCCCGCGCCCGCCGCTCCCCGTTCCCGGCCCTCCCTCCACCTGGGCCCTGAAGTATTTATAGCGGAGCAGCGAGCTGACGGGCTGGCAAATATTTGGTAGCTGTATTGTAATAGTAGACTCGGTAAACAGAGCCCGGGGTTTGCTTTAGCACCCAGCAACGGGAGAGCGGGCGCGGGGAGGGCCGGCGGGGACGGAAGGCAGGGCTCACCTTAATGGTTCACTAGCCAGGGGATTCTCAAGTGTTGTTGCTGTAAATTCACCTATTAAATCGGCAGCCCCAGCTGCCAAACTGGCTGCACACTTGTGCCGAGGGCTCTTATCTCCCCGCTGATTGGAGCTGAAATCAAGCTTTGGCAAATAGGCGTAAAATTAAATTTCATGCTATTTTGACTCCTGGAGTAGGGATCTTCTGATGAACAGGCTGCAGAGCCGGCCGTGCCTCTGCAAACAGCCTGCACGGGGAAAAGCCTCTCCATGGGGTTGCTCCAGGTGCTGCACAAGCTCCTGTGTGGGTCTGACACTCTCATCTCATAACCATCCCCCCTGCCAAggttccctgagcagccccaggaggCAGTTTGGGAACATTTGTGCCCATCCCCACATCCGCAATCGCTGTCTGGAAAGAGCCACGGGCCCCAAACATCCAGCCCCACCGCCCTCTGGGGAGCACAGCACCCTGAAGTGCCTCTGCCACCAGCCATGCCACCAGGGCTATGTCCTGGGGATGTGGGGATGGGCACACGGCGTGTGGAGAGCAGCTGGGCCAGCCCCATGGCAGGGACGGCGCTCGGGACGGCAGCCTTGGCACtgtgggtgggtgctggggtgcCCCGTGTCTCTGCTGGCCCAGTGAGTGAGGCACTGAGGGCAGTGATGGTGAGCAGCTCAGGGCATGACGTGGCTGTGGCCAGAGATGTCATTCTGTTCTGGCAGTGGGATGTGGCAGTGGGGTCGTTTGGGGCAGCGCAGAGCACAGCCAGGGGATGTGGATGGCTGGAGGACTGGAAGTGGCTGGGGACACAGGATAGCCCAGGGATGCAGGATAGGTGCAGGGGGgcacagcaccctgagcccatcTCTGCTtgtgctggggatgctcagggagtgtgagacagggatggggacgGGGCTGCCTTGCTTCCCTGCTCTCAGGGTGACCGCAGCTCCTGCTCTGATGCCtcacagccctccctgcctccagcaCCCTGTCCCACAGTGCTACAGAGGAGGTCCTCAGTCCAGCACTGGTGAGCACAGAGCCAGTCATGGCATGGCTGTCAcccaccccctgccctgggcaccaGCACCCTGTGAGGACAGAGCTGGGCACCCTCCTTACCCCTCTCCAAACACTCTGGCAGCACCAGGACAGGAGCGGCAGCCGTCCTGCCCAGGCACTGCTGGGCAAACACGACGGGTAGGAGCTGATAAGCCATGGGCaacctggggctgctccctcACATCACCTGCTGTTACCTGCCAGCACAGCTTGGCATGGCCTGGCACAGCTCGGCATGGCTCAGCATGGGCCTGGTGTGGCTCGGTACAGCTCAGCACCCGCTGGGGCTACTGGGACAGCACTTGGTCAGCCCTGGGAATGGGTGCTGGGCAACCAGGGGCAACattgctgctgggggctggccCATTGCTGTTCCCACAGTGCTGGAGCCAGGTTGTAGGTGTCCCTGGGATGTGGGTGACCCGAGGGAGAGGAACCTGTGAGAACAAACCAACCacgagccagcaacgtgccctcgtgggcaagaagccaatggcatctgggTGTGTGatgaagagtgtgggcagcagggggagggaggttgtgctgcctctgctctgccctgctgaggcctcagctggagtcctgtggccagtgctgggacactgagacagggagctgctgcagagaggccagtgcagggacaccaaggtgctgaggggatgcaacatgtgtgtgaggaggaaaggctgcagccctggggctgttcagcctggagaagagaagcctgagctcaggggcacctcagcagcactgacaagtacctaaagggtagatgtcagcaggatggggggacactttgttctgtggtgcccagggacaggacaaggggtgatggacatcagctgggacacaaacagttccactcaaacacaaggagaagctggtttggtgctgaggtgagggagccctggcccaggctgcccagggagggtgtggaggctccttctcaggaggtttccaaccccagctggacacgttcctgtgccccgagccaggggaagctgctctggcagaggtcTGTGTGGGATGAGCTCTGTACGGCCCCTGCAGCCGCACACGCCACGTCCCCGGCCCTCAGCAGCCCTCAAGAGCGCTCAGGAACCCCcagcagccctcagcagcccccgggagccctcagcagcccccaggagccctcagcagcccccaggagccctcagcagcccccaggAGCCCTCAGGAGACCCAGGAGCCCTCAGGAGCCCCCAGCAGCCTTCAGCAGCCCCCAggagccctcagcagcccccagcagccttcagcagccctcagcagcccccaggagccctcagcagcccccaggagcccccaggagccctcagcagcccccaggagccctcagcagcccccaggagcccccaggagccctcagcagcccccaggAGCCCTCAGGAGCCCCCAGGAGCCCTCAGCAGCCCTCAGGAGCCCCCAGGCCCCTCCGACGCGCGCGGCCCGTGGCGGACTCGCGTTCCCGGCATGCCTCGCGCGGCCCGTGGCGGACTCCCGGTCCCGGCATGCCGCGCGCGAGCGGGAGGGGCCGCTTCCGCCCAGCGCCCGCCGCGCGCCGCCGCCAGCGCTGAGGCCGGAGCCGCctctgccgccgccgccgccgccgctcagcCCTCGGCCGGAGCCGCCCgtccgccgccgccccgcggcccggccccgcgcccgccaTGTCGGCCCAGGCCCAGATGCGGGCCCTGCTGGACCAGCTCATGGGCACAGCCCGGGACGGTGAGTAGGGGCGGGCGGGGCCTGCAGGAAACGCCGCGGCCTGGCGGCCGCCTCCGCCGcgcggggcccggcccggcccggcccggccgccgcctccGCTCCGCAACCGCGGCGCGATCGGCCGGCGCCCGCGCCGAGTGACGCGGTGGGCGAGAGCCGAAGCCCCGGCGCCGCCGAGCGAGCgagcggggcgggcggcggagcGGGCCCGGGCCTCGGCGCGCCGCGGGGCGGCCTGGCGAGCTCGGCGGAGGGAGCCCGGTAGGGGTAGGCCTGCCCAGCGGAGGAGCCCGCCTcgtccccccccaccccagccctaGAAAGCGGCCGGCCCCGGGAGCAGCCCGTCGCTCGGGGGCCCCGGCTGCCGCAGGGAGGCTGTAGGGAACGCTCAGTGCCCAGGCCACGCCGAACGTAGAGAGGCACGTAGGTAGGTGTGTGCCTGCAGGAGCCGATCGTTGTAGTTGTTGTCCAAGAAAAGAAACGTGACAACCTGTGCGAAATCTGTTCCCGCTGCGGTTTGTATCTCCCTTCTGCGACTTGCCGAGTACTTAAAATTCCCTTT is a window encoding:
- the PERCC1 gene encoding protein PERCC1 isoform X1, with amino-acid sequence MHGRAAAPRVRPGPGVPPRAAMAAGIVRPLPELRLPSPFPHGLLLPAHSQPDFPDLSEEEEEEEEEEEEEEEEEAASEESVRPQPDTPSAAETTLQLLKFSELISCDIQRYFGRRGREEPAGSHGVPEDCGSPAHSQAQLEPAAAWGSAGAAHRLGPLAELFEYGVHRCLSPRAAGGKTQRLERKYGHITPMHRRKLPPSFWREPGPGPAGLLHAGTPDFSDLLANWTVELGPELPGAGREPPPEPERPGLEPEAFAGL
- the PERCC1 gene encoding protein PERCC1 isoform X2, producing the protein MAQRGVRPGPGVPPRAAMAAGIVRPLPELRLPSPFPHGLLLPAHSQPDFPDLSEEEEEEEEEEEEEEEEEAASEESVRPQPDTPSAAETTLQLLKFSELISCDIQRYFGRRGREEPAGSHGVPEDCGSPAHSQAQLEPAAAWGSAGAAHRLGPLAELFEYGVHRCLSPRAAGGKTQRLERKYGHITPMHRRKLPPSFWREPGPGPAGLLHAGTPDFSDLLANWTVELGPELPGAGREPPPEPERPGLEPEAFAGL